The genomic interval ggaatactgtgactgcgactgaCTATAGTGGCCTCCATATGATCCACCGTAATTGTTGTAGGCACCACCGCCTGGATAGtaaccgccgccgccaccgccgtaGTAAGGCTTGTGTCCATATCCACTGTAACCGCCGCCTGGGTAGTAACCACCTCCGAAGCCATGACCGCCACCATGATGATAGCCACCACCTGGATAATAGCCACTGCCGGGGTAGTAGGAGCCACCTCCAGTATAGTAAtcaccgccgccaccaccgccgaAACCACTATAGAGTCCCGTATTTATGCCAACGCCTGCGCTCAGTCCAACGCTGCCGCCAAAGCCACCGCCGAGCAATCCAAACGAGCGTCCCTCGCCCTTGATAGGCGCCGGCGCTGCAACTCCATATCCGACAAGCGCCAATACGGCCAACAGCTGTAAGGGAACAACCGATGAGCAAGTGCATCAGGAGGTGAACCCACCAATACGTACACAACACAAGCGCGCCATTCCGAGTGTGAAATCAATGTATGTGGATGTGTCGGCCACCGAATCGGTAACGAAACTAAATTGCAATTGTGAAGTGCTTTGCGTTTATATACCCGCTGTATTTGTA from Drosophila virilis strain 15010-1051.87 chromosome 2, Dvir_AGI_RSII-ME, whole genome shotgun sequence carries:
- the Edg91 gene encoding pupal cuticle protein Edg-91, coding for MARLCCLLAVLALVGYGVAAPAPIKGEGRSFGLLGGGFGGSVGLSAGVGINTGLYSGFGGGGGGDYYTGGGSYYPGSGYYPGGGYHHGGGHGFGGGYYPGGGYSGYGHKPYYGGGGGGYYPGGGAYNNYGGSYGGHYSQSQSQYSNNYYNGGYGGGGGFFGR